From a region of the Agromyces ramosus genome:
- a CDS encoding S8 family peptidase, producing MHNRSTSRRRRRRAIVAAIGGLALGATGVGITTLPAAAAGPGEAGGPGGTGGSPAVTASADGSHTVTLITGDRVHVTELAGGTHAVDIEPADPESAVQTAEVAGDLFVLPQSAMPYLAAGLLDQDLFNVTQLIEFGYDDASVAATPLIVEFADGPATRSAPVPGVEIGTPLESIGGAAATADHASAASTWSALTEASGPRPFSSEVSLGGGIEAIHLDGKVQATLDSSVPYIGAPEAWAQGYTGEGVTVAVLDTGYDDTHPDLAGRVLPDSTSFVPGEEVDSDPNGHGTHVASTIAGTGAASGGAHRGVADGADLLVGKVLGGPEGSGQDSWIIEAMQWAGERADIVSMSLGSSQADDGNDPMSEALNSIAEETGALFVVAAGNSGAPETIGSPGSAERALTVGSVEDPTGSLSYFSSQGPLALSGDMKPEIAGPGSDVTAARSSDSGGEGAYRSLSGTSMATPHVAGAAAILLQRHPEYTGEQLRAALTSTATDVGLSSYQAGAGVVDVQAAIDASIVASGSGDFGMLAWGEAVEAVVRPIEYTNHGSEEVVLDLSAALDGASDDVLAIDAEQLTIPAGESRTVTMTADPAAVPGGTQYSGALVASVAGQPVARTALGIVAEHERYDLTVTATGFDGEPIDAFGVIWDPATSIVTPFNVSGEITMRLPAGHYSVMSFLELDRDADTRVTALVGDPDLVLDESSTVAFDARATEEVTVDVGDDDLEQVFGRMDYSVDGFTGSYMATVTNDEFYAQPLEAPEAETFSFSARWRLQQPTLALTAGKEQLDLITQAGSALFDGKLKASAVDAGTGSVAEFAAVDVRGKVAVVTRSNELSAHERAANALAAGAKLLLVVNDQPGELSEWVGGDDYMTEVGVPVASVSGVQGARLLESLAAKKVTVTGLGIPTATEVYDIARNDDGAIPEELDFRPTDLARIDTRYYGETDTLVGEFRWDYAPGVDYVAGILLRTSQGIERTEWVNTGEVEWNQVATEIDARWEIRDMQRAYEPGEELETSYFGPIVRPFVGPGYWAPNRTGHYAQVNVPSWADGGSARHTGAMDIFSGMPDRAQLTEVWVDGEQKAASPWQSAVVWELPDGESDWRVRNTATHDGTYLSSSTSTVTEWTFRSTGTSDDYTEQILPMIQAYYDAEFDPSGLAGVGRRAGEPVGLRLELGHLGGAAGSAELTGATLEIRVAGGDWKVVELADATYTDDGAAGEPDGDDFVEDRAFVEAYTAKLRVPDSGAWIDLRVTGQDAAGNTFSQEIERAFEVSAAKKGGSHGGRGGHVAG from the coding sequence TGGCCCGGGCGGCACCGGCGGTAGCCCCGCCGTCACCGCCTCAGCCGACGGCTCGCACACCGTGACGCTCATCACGGGCGATCGCGTGCACGTCACCGAGCTCGCCGGTGGCACTCACGCCGTCGACATCGAGCCCGCCGACCCCGAATCGGCCGTGCAGACGGCCGAGGTCGCCGGCGACCTCTTCGTGCTGCCCCAGTCGGCTATGCCCTACCTCGCTGCAGGACTGCTCGACCAAGATCTCTTCAACGTCACACAGCTCATCGAGTTCGGCTACGACGACGCCAGCGTCGCCGCGACGCCGCTCATCGTCGAATTCGCCGACGGACCGGCCACCCGCTCGGCGCCGGTTCCCGGCGTCGAGATCGGCACCCCGCTCGAGAGCATCGGCGGCGCCGCCGCGACCGCCGACCACGCGAGTGCCGCGTCGACGTGGAGTGCCCTCACCGAGGCATCCGGACCTCGTCCCTTCAGCTCCGAGGTCTCGCTCGGCGGCGGCATCGAGGCGATCCACCTCGACGGCAAGGTGCAGGCCACGCTCGACTCGAGCGTGCCCTACATCGGTGCTCCCGAGGCGTGGGCCCAGGGCTACACCGGCGAGGGCGTCACCGTCGCCGTGCTCGACACCGGCTACGACGACACCCACCCCGACCTCGCCGGTCGCGTGCTGCCCGACTCGACGAGCTTCGTGCCCGGCGAAGAGGTCGACTCCGACCCCAACGGCCACGGCACGCACGTCGCCTCGACGATCGCGGGAACCGGTGCCGCGAGCGGCGGAGCGCACCGCGGCGTCGCCGACGGCGCCGACCTCCTCGTCGGCAAGGTGCTCGGGGGCCCCGAGGGCTCCGGCCAGGACTCGTGGATCATCGAGGCCATGCAGTGGGCCGGCGAGCGAGCCGACATCGTCTCGATGAGCCTCGGCTCGTCACAGGCAGACGACGGCAACGATCCCATGTCGGAGGCGCTAAACAGCATCGCCGAAGAGACCGGCGCGCTCTTCGTGGTCGCGGCCGGCAACTCCGGCGCGCCCGAGACCATCGGTTCGCCCGGCTCGGCTGAGCGGGCACTCACCGTCGGCTCGGTCGAAGACCCCACCGGGAGCCTCTCCTACTTCTCGAGCCAGGGTCCGCTCGCACTGTCGGGCGACATGAAGCCCGAGATCGCCGGTCCCGGCAGCGACGTCACGGCGGCGCGCTCGTCCGACAGCGGCGGCGAAGGCGCGTACCGAAGCCTGAGCGGCACCTCGATGGCCACGCCGCACGTGGCCGGCGCGGCGGCGATCCTGCTGCAGCGTCACCCCGAGTACACGGGCGAGCAGCTGCGGGCCGCCCTCACGAGCACTGCGACCGATGTCGGACTGTCGTCGTACCAGGCCGGCGCCGGTGTCGTCGACGTGCAGGCCGCGATCGACGCCTCGATCGTCGCCAGCGGCTCCGGCGACTTCGGCATGCTCGCCTGGGGTGAGGCCGTCGAGGCGGTCGTGCGCCCGATCGAGTACACGAACCACGGAAGCGAAGAGGTCGTGCTCGACCTCAGCGCGGCACTCGACGGGGCATCCGACGACGTGCTCGCAATCGACGCCGAGCAGCTGACGATCCCCGCGGGCGAGTCCCGCACGGTCACGATGACGGCCGACCCCGCCGCGGTGCCGGGCGGCACGCAGTACTCCGGAGCCCTCGTGGCGTCGGTCGCGGGCCAGCCCGTCGCCCGCACGGCGCTCGGCATCGTCGCCGAGCATGAGCGCTACGACCTCACGGTCACCGCGACCGGCTTCGACGGCGAGCCCATCGACGCGTTCGGTGTCATCTGGGATCCGGCGACGAGCATCGTCACCCCGTTCAACGTCTCGGGTGAGATCACCATGCGGCTGCCGGCCGGCCACTACTCGGTGATGTCCTTCCTCGAGCTCGACCGCGACGCCGACACTCGCGTCACGGCGCTGGTCGGCGACCCCGACCTCGTGCTCGACGAGTCGTCGACGGTCGCGTTCGATGCTCGCGCCACCGAGGAGGTCACCGTCGACGTCGGCGACGACGACCTGGAGCAGGTCTTCGGGCGCATGGACTACTCGGTCGACGGGTTCACCGGCAGCTACATGGCCACCGTCACGAACGACGAGTTCTACGCCCAGCCGCTCGAGGCGCCCGAGGCCGAGACCTTCTCGTTCAGCGCACGCTGGCGTCTGCAGCAGCCGACGCTCGCGCTCACCGCCGGCAAGGAGCAACTCGACCTCATCACGCAGGCCGGCTCCGCGTTGTTCGACGGCAAGCTCAAGGCCAGCGCGGTCGACGCCGGCACGGGTAGCGTCGCCGAGTTCGCGGCGGTCGACGTGCGCGGCAAGGTCGCGGTCGTCACCCGGTCGAACGAACTGTCGGCACACGAGCGTGCCGCCAACGCGCTCGCCGCGGGAGCCAAGCTCCTTCTCGTCGTGAACGACCAGCCGGGCGAGCTCAGCGAGTGGGTCGGCGGTGACGACTACATGACTGAGGTCGGCGTCCCCGTCGCCTCGGTGAGCGGCGTGCAGGGTGCGCGACTTCTCGAGTCGCTCGCCGCGAAGAAGGTCACCGTGACCGGACTCGGCATTCCGACCGCCACCGAGGTGTACGACATCGCGCGGAACGACGACGGCGCGATCCCCGAAGAGCTCGACTTCCGTCCCACCGACCTCGCACGCATCGACACGAGGTACTACGGCGAAACCGACACGCTCGTCGGTGAGTTCCGATGGGACTACGCACCCGGGGTCGACTACGTCGCGGGCATCCTCCTCCGCACGAGCCAGGGCATCGAGCGCACCGAGTGGGTCAACACCGGCGAGGTCGAGTGGAACCAGGTCGCGACTGAGATCGACGCGAGGTGGGAGATCCGCGACATGCAGCGCGCCTACGAACCCGGCGAAGAGCTCGAGACGAGTTATTTCGGCCCGATCGTTCGTCCGTTCGTCGGACCCGGCTACTGGGCGCCGAACCGCACCGGCCACTACGCACAGGTCAATGTGCCGTCGTGGGCCGACGGTGGCAGCGCTCGCCACACGGGCGCGATGGACATCTTCTCGGGCATGCCCGATCGTGCGCAGCTCACCGAGGTGTGGGTCGACGGAGAACAGAAGGCCGCGTCGCCGTGGCAGTCGGCCGTCGTCTGGGAGCTGCCTGACGGCGAGAGCGACTGGCGGGTTCGCAACACCGCCACCCATGACGGCACCTACCTCTCTTCGTCGACCTCGACGGTGACCGAGTGGACGTTCCGATCGACGGGCACCTCCGACGACTACACCGAGCAGATCCTGCCGATGATCCAGGCGTACTACGACGCTGAGTTCGACCCCTCGGGTCTCGCCGGTGTCGGGCGACGCGCCGGTGAACCCGTCGGGCTCCGGCTCGAGCTCGGTCACCTGGGCGGCGCGGCCGGCTCCGCCGAACTGACTGGCGCCACGCTCGAGATTCGGGTCGCAGGCGGTGACTGGAAGGTCGTCGAACTCGCCGATGCGACGTACACCGACGACGGTGCCGCCGGGGAGCCCGACGGCGACGACTTCGTCGAAGATCGTGCCTTCGTCGAGGCGTACACCGCGAAGCTCCGCGTGCCAGACAGTGGTGCATGGATCGACCTGCGGGTCACCGGGCAAGACGCCGCAGGCAACACGTTCTCTCAGGAGATCGAGCGCGCCTTCGAGGTTTCGGCCGCAAAGAAGGGTGGCTCGCACGGGGGCCGCGGCGGTCACGTAGCCGGGTAG
- a CDS encoding MFS transporter yields the protein MTTALPPARPWRLWLVWSVGVAAYVLSVTNRTSLSAVGVDAAVRFDADASTLSLFAVIQLFVYGAMQIPVGLLLDRFGARPMITIGMFLMAIGQLVMAFAPDVGTAILARMLVGAGDAAIFPSVLRVVAVWFPERQAPLLVQTTGIIGQTGQLLAILPMAALLHATSWSVAFGSLAGLGVLFTVLTFAVIRNRPPDRTADVSVDTETGAMHAVTSSADLREGFRESWAHPATRLAFWSHFTTPFSGTAFILLWGFPFLTVGEGLSPAMASLIFSVYVVFGMVVGPAIGALSSRHPMRRSRLLVLPIIGIQAAAWLAVILWPGPSPLWLLFVLAFALSTGGPASMIGFDHARTYNPKHRLSTATGIVNVGGFLAALLAILFIGIAMDAQGAGTPETYTLDAFRMAFLTQVPLWVLGAGFIVWERKRTRVHLGLDEPRSRRRDRR from the coding sequence GTGACGACTGCACTTCCGCCCGCGCGCCCCTGGCGCCTGTGGCTGGTGTGGAGCGTCGGCGTCGCCGCCTACGTGCTCTCGGTCACGAACCGCACGTCGCTCTCGGCGGTCGGGGTCGACGCCGCAGTCCGGTTCGACGCGGATGCCTCGACGCTGTCGCTCTTCGCGGTCATCCAGCTCTTCGTCTACGGCGCGATGCAGATCCCGGTGGGGTTGTTGCTCGACCGGTTCGGCGCCCGGCCGATGATCACGATCGGCATGTTCCTGATGGCGATCGGCCAGCTCGTGATGGCGTTCGCGCCCGACGTGGGCACGGCCATCCTCGCGCGGATGCTCGTGGGCGCAGGCGATGCGGCGATCTTCCCGAGCGTGCTGCGCGTGGTGGCCGTGTGGTTCCCCGAGCGACAGGCGCCGCTGCTCGTGCAGACGACTGGAATCATCGGCCAGACCGGCCAGCTGCTCGCGATCCTGCCGATGGCCGCGCTGCTGCACGCGACGAGCTGGAGCGTCGCGTTCGGGAGCCTCGCCGGGCTCGGCGTGCTCTTCACCGTGCTCACGTTCGCGGTCATCCGCAACCGCCCACCCGATCGCACTGCGGATGTCTCGGTCGACACCGAGACGGGCGCGATGCACGCCGTGACCTCATCGGCCGACCTGCGGGAGGGCTTCCGCGAGTCGTGGGCGCACCCCGCCACGCGCCTCGCGTTCTGGTCGCACTTCACGACGCCGTTCTCGGGCACCGCGTTCATCCTGCTCTGGGGCTTCCCGTTCCTCACCGTGGGCGAGGGACTCTCCCCCGCGATGGCGTCGCTCATCTTCAGCGTGTACGTCGTCTTCGGCATGGTCGTCGGGCCGGCCATCGGCGCCCTCTCGAGCCGGCATCCGATGCGGCGGTCGCGCCTGCTCGTGCTGCCGATCATCGGCATCCAGGCTGCGGCGTGGCTCGCGGTCATCCTCTGGCCCGGACCCTCGCCGCTCTGGCTCCTCTTCGTGCTCGCCTTCGCGCTCAGCACGGGCGGACCGGCCTCGATGATCGGCTTCGACCACGCGCGCACCTACAACCCGAAGCATCGCCTCAGCACCGCGACCGGCATCGTGAACGTGGGCGGGTTCCTCGCCGCGCTCCTCGCGATCCTGTTCATCGGCATCGCGATGGACGCGCAGGGCGCCGGCACTCCCGAGACCTACACCCTCGATGCGTTCCGCATGGCGTTCCTCACGCAGGTTCCCCTATGGGTGCTCGGCGCCGGGTTCATCGTGTGGGAGCGCAAGCGCACGCGCGTGCACCTCGGCCTCGACGAGCCGCGCTCCCGCCGCCGGGATCGTCGCTAG